Proteins from one Devosia chinhatensis genomic window:
- a CDS encoding autotransporter-associated beta strand repeat-containing protein, whose product MGVVRRHAARLRVGIAVLSAVLQVAALSSPLADSVIVTDTSGLQAAVDATITSGQPDTITAQGGGTFVAGPDWILPGAGDFVSLTFNTSPFQVGNPDGDATLTLLSGSILTLDTTSGTSAGRIELGNGSGSSGTLNISGGTLQVNLADTSTAPGTSIGRIWVGGGATNTTGGTGSLNITAGELLYVANAGSLNYGGLAVGRGNGVTGAITQSGGVVRFSSAGSLDLGTQGGSGTYTLSGDGVFDAGSGGMTAYIGSRTSGGGGTGTAATGTLIVSDNAQFSMTTGSFAGGQLYVGDSKGVGVIRQHGAGSSVTLGLQFPISFGSDVSNYGTGGSGTYELSAGTLSVQNVGGSGQIVFGAAAGGTGTFDISGGSATVATPLLLASVTGSTGTLNLTGGSLTLSGSSYLSFGSGSGTVNLNGGTLTVGGTDGIRGTGTFTFGGGTLAVGSNLTTSNAMTIGSGRTAFIDTSGNSATLSGVLSGSGALNKTGSGTLILSGTNTYTGGTTIAGGTLQIAANSGLGGIGSLTLSGGTLAVTGTFTTSRVTTLSGSGGAFAPASGATLTWNGKISGSGGLTMSGAGTLVLGGVNDYTGGTTINSGTVSINAESRLGNTSGVLTMAGGTLVTSSITIARAISLTGAATISPSGTTTISSGMTGSGGLTKSGAGTLILTGANTHSGGTTISSGTLQIGNAGATGSLTGNVTNNAMLTFSRSDALTFGGTISGSGVVSKVGGGTLTLSGNNTYSGGTTVSAGTLAVSADANLGDTSGSLTISGTSTSLATTASFSSGRAVNLANGFIRPAAGTTLTLSGVLSGTLLRMGGGGTLILSGSNNYTGGTTISNGTLEVSAETNLGTGTAISFTNGTLATTGTFSSARTVFLNGAGTFAPSAGTTLTLSGVISGSEALTQAGAGTLVLSGTNTNTGGTTVSAGTLDVTGSLVGTVDVRDGATLKGSGSIAGVVTVRDGGSLSGTQGAGLTMGGLTLSSGSGLNITLGASAAGGVFTVNGDLTLDGTLNVSKGTDFGAGVYSIIGYTGTLTNNGLALTSLGSGFTGLVQTSQSGIVNLVVDGSDSSIQFWNGVTTEPTQAVEGGDGTWTAGLDNTNWTTMSGTIPLAAQGGFAIFQGTAGTVSVDNDAGDVTATGLQFVTSGYSVTGDALTFTGADPATIRVGDGTAASATMVATISSMLAGTAGIEKTDYGTLVLSGANAYSGGTTISGGTLKIGADSALGATGGGLTIATGVLATTASFTSSRSVSLTGNAAIDTADATTLTLAGVISGDGSLTKAGNGTLILTGNNSFSGTTTISAGTLQIGNGGTTGSLSGNIINNANLVYSRSDAYTVPGSITGSGMLTLSGGGTATFTSSVAADVTLEHTKAVLAQGSSSAVEFVVGNGGVLGGSATIGGLVVNAGGTVAPGYSPGTLTVNGPVTFNTGSVYSVDVMPDGRHDRIIASGDVTISSGARVEIVAGGGLYDRNSRLTILTTTGNRSGTFGGVVSNLAFLLPTLRYDDKNVFLDLVYSGTSIATYAQTRNQASVATAIQALGGGNALFDAMTRLSEDAVAPALDLLSGEIYPSINSLIGQQGSNLRQTIGARLDQDGSGALASAAGSTGPATVSLGQASSSSVWVQGYGGWDQIRGNGNASPLSSTVGGIFVGVDTAITDSLRAGVVGGYSSAQLKVDERSSFGTMASVDLGAYLDAQFGALGLRGGAAYGWHDIDVERRIDFPGFSDQQSAGYGLNALQIFGEAGFRLDFDGYELEPFGGLAYVNVSSGSAIESGGGAAGLSVDIAGQQTVYTTLGTRFATTIDLDGATLTPSLTVGWQHVVGDTAPSATMQSGSNQFTIEGVPAAKDMLILGTGLSLGFSDGLSLDVNYAGRFAEGASQNAVTARLRGEF is encoded by the coding sequence GTGGGTGTTGTTCGAAGACACGCGGCGCGGCTGCGCGTGGGCATCGCTGTGCTCTCCGCTGTTTTGCAAGTTGCCGCACTGAGCAGCCCTCTTGCCGACAGCGTAATCGTCACGGACACGAGCGGCCTGCAGGCGGCGGTAGACGCGACCATTACGAGCGGCCAGCCGGACACCATCACGGCGCAGGGAGGCGGCACTTTCGTCGCCGGGCCGGACTGGATACTGCCCGGCGCTGGCGATTTCGTATCGCTGACGTTCAACACGTCGCCCTTTCAGGTCGGCAATCCGGATGGCGATGCTACGCTGACACTGCTCTCTGGATCGATCCTGACTTTGGACACCACTTCGGGGACCAGTGCAGGCCGAATTGAGCTGGGCAATGGCAGCGGTTCATCAGGCACGCTCAACATCAGCGGCGGCACCCTCCAGGTCAATCTTGCGGATACCAGCACCGCTCCCGGGACTTCGATCGGGCGTATCTGGGTGGGTGGCGGCGCCACCAACACGACAGGCGGCACGGGCAGCCTCAACATCACCGCCGGCGAGCTGCTCTATGTCGCGAACGCGGGAAGCCTGAATTATGGCGGCCTCGCCGTAGGGCGAGGGAACGGCGTAACCGGAGCCATTACCCAATCCGGCGGGGTGGTGCGGTTCAGCAGCGCTGGCTCGCTCGACCTCGGCACGCAGGGCGGGTCGGGCACCTATACCCTGTCGGGCGATGGCGTGTTCGATGCCGGCTCGGGGGGCATGACGGCCTATATCGGCTCGCGCACCTCGGGCGGCGGCGGCACCGGGACTGCAGCGACCGGAACCTTGATCGTTTCGGACAACGCCCAGTTCTCCATGACAACCGGCAGCTTTGCCGGCGGGCAGCTCTATGTCGGCGATTCCAAGGGCGTCGGCGTCATCAGGCAGCACGGCGCGGGCTCCAGCGTGACCCTTGGGCTGCAGTTTCCGATCAGCTTCGGCAGCGATGTGTCCAATTACGGCACGGGCGGATCAGGGACATACGAACTCTCTGCCGGCACATTGTCCGTGCAGAATGTTGGCGGTTCAGGACAGATCGTCTTCGGCGCCGCCGCAGGGGGCACCGGTACTTTTGATATTTCGGGCGGGTCGGCCACTGTCGCAACGCCGCTCCTGCTCGCCAGTGTTACTGGGTCAACCGGCACCCTGAACCTGACGGGTGGATCGCTAACTCTTTCGGGTTCAAGCTATCTGAGCTTCGGCTCGGGCAGCGGCACGGTCAACCTGAACGGCGGCACGCTGACGGTCGGCGGCACGGACGGCATCCGCGGCACCGGCACGTTCACTTTCGGCGGTGGAACCCTGGCCGTCGGATCAAACCTGACCACGTCGAACGCGATGACGATAGGTTCAGGCAGGACGGCTTTCATCGACACGAGCGGTAATAGCGCGACGCTTTCCGGTGTGCTGTCGGGCAGTGGCGCGCTTAACAAGACTGGCAGCGGTACGCTCATTCTTTCCGGCACGAACACCTATACTGGCGGCACCACCATTGCGGGTGGCACGCTCCAGATCGCGGCGAACAGCGGCCTTGGAGGCATCGGGTCGCTCACGCTTTCTGGGGGCACGCTGGCGGTTACGGGAACCTTCACCACTTCGCGCGTCACCACCCTGTCCGGAAGCGGCGGTGCCTTCGCGCCGGCATCGGGTGCCACCCTGACATGGAACGGAAAAATCAGCGGATCCGGCGGTCTGACCATGTCAGGGGCCGGGACCCTGGTTCTCGGCGGGGTCAATGACTATACCGGCGGCACGACCATCAATTCCGGCACCGTAAGCATCAACGCAGAATCTCGCCTGGGCAATACGAGCGGCGTCCTGACCATGGCAGGCGGCACGCTGGTCACTTCTTCGATAACAATTGCGCGCGCCATCTCCCTCACCGGCGCCGCGACCATCAGTCCTTCGGGGACGACGACCATTTCGAGCGGGATGACTGGATCGGGCGGGCTCACCAAGAGCGGCGCCGGCACTTTGATCCTCACGGGCGCCAACACCCATTCGGGCGGCACGACCATATCGTCAGGCACGCTCCAGATCGGGAATGCCGGAGCGACCGGCAGCTTGACCGGTAACGTCACGAACAACGCGATGCTCACCTTCTCCCGCAGTGATGCCCTCACCTTTGGCGGCACCATATCCGGCAGCGGTGTCGTCTCCAAGGTGGGCGGCGGCACCCTCACACTGTCGGGGAACAACACCTATAGTGGAGGGACTACCGTCTCGGCAGGAACCCTTGCGGTGTCCGCCGACGCTAATCTCGGCGACACCTCGGGAAGCCTCACCATCAGTGGGACCAGCACCAGCCTCGCCACTACGGCGAGCTTTAGTTCCGGCCGTGCCGTCAACCTCGCAAACGGCTTCATCAGGCCAGCCGCAGGCACCACGCTCACGCTGTCGGGGGTGCTCTCCGGTACCCTTCTCAGAATGGGCGGCGGCGGCACGCTTATTTTGTCCGGGAGCAACAACTATACCGGAGGCACTACGATATCCAACGGCACGCTTGAGGTCTCCGCCGAAACCAACCTCGGTACAGGCACCGCCATCTCCTTCACGAACGGCACGCTGGCGACCACTGGAACGTTCTCGTCTGCCCGCACCGTATTTCTGAACGGCGCCGGCACTTTCGCTCCGTCCGCCGGTACCACGCTCACCCTCTCCGGCGTGATCTCGGGCAGCGAAGCGCTGACGCAAGCGGGGGCCGGCACACTGGTGCTATCCGGCACAAATACCAATACGGGCGGCACGACGGTTTCCGCCGGTACACTCGATGTCACCGGTAGCCTGGTCGGCACTGTCGACGTGCGGGATGGTGCGACGCTCAAGGGTTCGGGCAGCATTGCAGGTGTGGTGACGGTGCGCGATGGCGGCTCGCTGTCGGGGACACAGGGCGCCGGGCTCACCATGGGTGGGCTCACCCTTTCGTCGGGTTCCGGTCTCAATATAACTTTGGGGGCAAGCGCGGCAGGCGGCGTTTTCACCGTGAACGGCGATCTCACGCTCGATGGGACGCTGAACGTAAGCAAGGGCACCGATTTCGGCGCCGGCGTCTACAGCATCATCGGGTATACGGGCACGCTCACCAATAATGGCCTGGCGCTGACTTCACTTGGAAGTGGCTTCACAGGCCTGGTGCAAACGTCACAATCGGGCATTGTCAACCTTGTCGTGGATGGATCCGATAGCTCGATACAGTTCTGGAACGGCGTTACCACCGAGCCCACGCAGGCGGTCGAAGGCGGCGACGGCACCTGGACGGCAGGCCTGGACAATACCAACTGGACGACGATGTCGGGAACGATCCCGCTGGCTGCACAAGGCGGGTTCGCCATTTTCCAGGGAACAGCGGGCACGGTCAGCGTCGACAATGACGCCGGCGACGTCACGGCCACAGGCCTGCAATTCGTCACCTCCGGCTACAGCGTGACCGGCGATGCGCTGACATTCACCGGTGCGGATCCCGCGACCATCCGTGTTGGTGACGGTACAGCGGCGAGCGCTACGATGGTCGCGACGATTTCGAGCATGCTGGCCGGCACGGCGGGCATCGAAAAGACCGACTACGGCACGCTCGTGCTTTCGGGCGCCAACGCTTATAGCGGCGGCACGACGATCTCGGGCGGCACGCTGAAAATCGGTGCGGACAGCGCGCTTGGCGCCACCGGCGGCGGCCTCACCATAGCAACGGGCGTGCTTGCGACGACGGCATCCTTCACCTCCTCCCGCTCGGTCAGCCTCACCGGCAATGCCGCCATCGACACGGCAGATGCCACGACCCTGACCCTTGCAGGGGTCATCTCCGGCGACGGCAGCCTTACCAAGGCCGGTAACGGCACGCTGATCCTCACCGGAAACAACAGCTTTTCGGGCACCACGACCATCTCGGCCGGCACGCTGCAGATCGGCAATGGCGGCACCACGGGCTCGCTCAGCGGCAACATCATCAACAATGCCAACCTTGTATACAGCCGCTCCGATGCCTATACGGTCCCAGGCTCGATTACCGGAAGCGGCATGCTGACTCTGAGCGGTGGCGGCACTGCGACGTTCACATCATCGGTCGCGGCAGACGTGACGCTCGAGCACACGAAAGCCGTGCTGGCGCAGGGCTCCAGTTCCGCGGTCGAGTTTGTCGTCGGCAATGGCGGCGTGCTGGGTGGCTCGGCCACAATCGGCGGGCTGGTCGTCAACGCCGGTGGTACGGTTGCGCCGGGCTATTCGCCCGGCACCTTGACCGTCAACGGCCCGGTGACCTTCAATACCGGCTCGGTTTATTCGGTGGATGTGATGCCTGACGGCAGGCATGACCGGATCATCGCTTCGGGCGATGTGACGATTTCCTCGGGCGCGCGGGTCGAGATTGTCGCAGGCGGTGGCCTCTATGATCGCAACAGCCGCCTCACCATCCTTACCACCACAGGCAACCGGTCGGGCACGTTTGGCGGCGTGGTGTCGAACTTAGCCTTCCTGCTGCCCACCCTGCGCTATGACGACAAGAACGTCTTTCTCGACCTCGTCTATTCCGGCACCAGTATCGCTACCTATGCCCAGACGCGTAACCAGGCCAGTGTCGCGACCGCGATACAGGCGCTGGGCGGCGGCAACGCGCTCTTTGACGCCATGACGCGGCTGTCCGAAGATGCCGTGGCCCCGGCGCTCGACCTGCTCTCCGGTGAGATCTATCCGAGCATTAATTCCCTGATCGGGCAGCAAGGCTCCAATCTGCGTCAGACGATCGGTGCGCGTCTCGACCAGGACGGCAGCGGTGCCCTCGCTTCGGCGGCCGGTTCGACGGGTCCCGCAACGGTGTCGCTTGGTCAGGCCTCTTCCTCGTCGGTGTGGGTGCAGGGCTATGGCGGCTGGGACCAGATTCGCGGCAATGGCAATGCGTCGCCCCTGTCATCGACGGTAGGGGGGATCTTCGTCGGCGTCGATACCGCCATCACCGACAGCCTGCGCGCGGGTGTGGTCGGCGGCTACAGCAGCGCGCAGCTCAAGGTGGACGAACGGTCATCGTTCGGAACCATGGCCAGTGTCGATCTGGGTGCCTATCTCGATGCGCAGTTCGGCGCTCTCGGCTTGCGCGGTGGTGCCGCCTATGGCTGGCACGACATCGATGTGGAGCGCCGTATCGACTTCCCCGGCTTTTCCGACCAGCAGAGCGCCGGCTACGGCCTCAATGCCCTGCAGATTTTTGGCGAAGCCGGCTTCCGTCTCGATTTCGACGGCTACGAGCTCGAGCCGTTCGGGGGTCTGGCCTATGTCAACGTCTCCAGCGGGTCGGCCATCGAGAGTGGGGGCGGGGCGGCCGGCCTCAGTGTCGATATCGCGGGGCAGCAGACGGTCTACACGACCCTGGGCACGCGTTTTGCGACGACCATCGATCTGGACGGCGCCACCTTGACGCCGAGCCTCACCGTGGGCTGGCAGCATGTCGTTGGCGACACTGCACCCTCGGCAACCATGCAATCGGGCTCTAATCAATTCACCATCGAAGGTGTGCCGGCCGCCAAGGACATGCTGATCCTCGGCACGGGGCTTTCGCTCGGCTTCTCCGACGGCCTGTCGCTCGACGTCAATTATGCCGGCAGGTTCGCCGAGGGAGCCAGCCAGAACGCGGTCACTGCCCGGCTGCGGGGTGAATTCTGA